A segment of the Brienomyrus brachyistius isolate T26 chromosome 4, BBRACH_0.4, whole genome shotgun sequence genome:
CATTTCCACGGCTGTGGCTCCGTCAACAGAGTTACCATCTTGTGTGACAAGTTCACTGGGCATCCAAAGGGGTAGCTAACCCACCCTTTTGCTCTGGCTCAGCTATTCTAGGAGCACTGTAATATACATTGCAGAGAGATGTTCTTACTgtattatgtatattttattgtGCTAAATTTCTTTATTGCACATATTATGTACGACgaattactcattttaaattctgttctcccattgactatttattattaatgtgtATCATTTGGCAGCTCTGGTTTTCAACATTATAATGAATAGGGGGGTACGTCTACGTTTAGGTTCCCctacatatttttatttttacttgcaTCAGCTGTAAAACTGAAATTTAGACAATGGCAGCTTGTCTGTTTATATCAATATCTGTGTCACTCTGCTGCTTATGTGGGCAACAGTTCACTGTGTGtaaataatttcaaaatatttttgtatGGTTTTCTGCCCACTTCTTGGCTATGAAAATATTTGCATTAATATAATCTATTGAAGGTTTTGTCATGAGGCACTAACAGAATTATTCTTCTTTCTAGGTTTGCATATATCGAATTTGCAGACAAGGAGTCTGTGCGGACGGCCATGGCTCTCGATGAGTCTTTGTTCAGAGGCAGACAGATTAAGGTGGGAGTGGGGAAGGGCTTGCTGGGCTGGCCTCAAGGCTGCTGCTGGGCAAAACCCGCTGCACCGCTAACCATTTGGATTCGTGTGATTCATGCGATTTGATGTGTAAAGGAATGTGATTTTGAACAGACCGACCTGTACGTTGTGTTGACTTGGTTTGCCAGCTCCAGAGTCAAGCTGACCAGCGAGGAGAACTGTAGGCTCATGGGTGTTTACTTGCACAGATATTTTGAGGGCAGATGGAAACATGATTGGTTTTCtctttcaaccaatcagattgtagagcatGTGTGTCCAACCAacaaggggaggtgggaccaaccaatcagatttatTGGTTCtgtctcctctagttgcttggatccacctcctctacagtctgatAGGTTATGTCTTTGAACCATTTTTccgtctgccctcagaacatttttgtgtgagtaaaactcccacgaccCAACTGTAGCCACTGACATTCTCTCCTCCCCTCAGGTGGGAGCCAAGAGAACCAACAGGCCAGGAATCAGTACCACAGACCGTGGTTTCCCAAGGGCCCGCTTCCGCTCACGGGGCGGCAGCTTCTCATCGTCGCGGTCGCGGTACTACAGTGGTTACACAGCACCCCGAGGCAGAGGCCGGGCCTTCAGGTGAGCAGGCAGCGAGTGAGATGCTGATAGCTGGGTGTGAACTCTGAGGGACTGGGGCTTGGAAAGGCTGTCGGCTCTTTCAGAGATAAATCAGAGGCTATCCTGAGTTACTGTAGAATCTGCAGGGGAGTTCAAGTGCGGTGCATTGCTGTGTAGGGAGCCCCAACTCTCCAAGATTTATCAAAGTGTTTAATTAGGCTCTTACCTGGGCTGGTTTTTTGTCTGCACCCTGAATTTTCAGTGCTTTAAGCTAATCAGTTGTTTAATAGCAAAAAGCAGCTAATTTCGGCAGGAGATTAATTTTAAGTGCAGAATGCACGCCTTGCATTGCCTTGCCATGTATATGTTCGTAGAGAAACGTGTGCTGACCATGTTGcattgtctggcagggagctgggagggagtaaaaacgtGGATCGGATTGAGAAACGCTGGTTTAATGCACTTTTGATTGACGCTGAGAGTCGCAGCCGCAGCCCCTCAGGTTTCAGATGTTAGCTATTGTTGGATGCCTtctcatgccccccccaccaccaccagtttGCTCACTCGCAACTGCTTGTTTGCATCACTTCCAACATACGGGGTTCATTCCTGCAGCCTGATATTCTCTTGAAACTTTTAACCATCTCTTTACCAGTAGTAACAATCCGTCTTAAGCCATTGTGAGAGATCTGCAGTGTGAAACCTGCGCGCGTGCGTATGGGTATGCATGCTTGTGCTTGAAGGAAGGCTGTGGTGATGGGGAACCTCCATCCATAAGGTTTCTTCCAACAGCAATTCCAGGAGGGGCGTttgcacagagagagagagagaaagagggagaaagagggTGTCTTCACTCTCCCATACATATCCACAGATGAACTATCAATTATCAACAACTTTCAACACATTTTCAAATAACCATCATAAATGATTGAATTGATTTTGGTTTCTAATTTGGTCAATTCAAACTTTAGTGTTGGTTGAAATTGTTTACTTGTATATACCATTGGTATAATTAGGGTAAATGTATACCCTTATTAAAAGCATTGGCTAAATTGCAGTAACTGCCCCACATCCCTACGACCCTGCTCCACTACACACAAGCCTCCAAAAACTGCTGTCTTTCTTggccactgggaaaaaaaaaaactcaccctccttttctctctctcttttccaggAACCGAGGGCGAACAACATCGTGGTATTCCCCTTATTAATATTGCCTATCCCCCCAaaaaaggaaaggaaaaaaaaaaaaaacattgacccctccccttccccaaacaaaaaaaaaaagagaaaattgaAGAAGCAGAAGACAAACCCCCGAAAAGGGAAAGTGAGCCCTTGCCTCATTTCtcctggacagacagacagactgaccgCAGTGTgcgagtgcgtgtgtgtgtggctgcccCGGCGGGGCGCTCGTCCTGGTAAGGTATAACTGGCTATGAGGGAGATGTGCAGACATCGCCCTGGCAAcaatggtggtgatgatgatgatgatgacgttGATGGTGAGGATGAAATGTCAGGCTGCAGATGTATCCTCTTTTCTGCCCGTGACTCACGCACCACATCGCTCGCCCATTCCCATCGAACGCAGCGACCGGTATCCTTATGTTTTGCAGAAGGCGGCTTCCTAGCGGAATTAGCTCGTCCTTTGGTTTTTATTTC
Coding sequences within it:
- the LOC125739732 gene encoding polyadenylate-binding protein 2-B-like isoform X3 encodes the protein MAEFGNGLAEESLLDSDSGHPELEDPGVGDDEPGLEEGEAAIEDPELEAIKARVREMEEEAEKLKELQNEVEKQMNLSPPPAGPVIMSLEEKMEADGRSIYVGNVDYGATAEELEAHFHGCGSVNRVTILCDKFTGHPKGFAYIEFADKESVRTAMALDESLFRGRQIKVGAKRTNRPGISTTDRGFPRARFRSRGGSFSSSRSRYYSGYTAPRGRGRAFRNRGRTTSWYSPY